One genomic window of Conexivisphaerales archaeon includes the following:
- a CDS encoding Lrp/AsnC family transcriptional regulator, with amino-acid sequence MPVKETVDETDISILKEYLIDSRQSFHKIAEKLGLAVGTVRARTKWLESKGIIKAYTVILDHEKLGYVLTAVTEVTVSKGKLLETEQQIAQWEQVCAVYDITGSTDVMVIAKFKSREELSNFTKKILSLPNVERTNTHVVLNSPKEDFRLI; translated from the coding sequence ATGCCGGTAAAGGAGACTGTAGACGAGACAGACATAAGCATACTCAAGGAGTATCTGATAGATTCGAGGCAGAGTTTTCACAAGATTGCAGAGAAGCTAGGCCTTGCAGTAGGAACTGTAAGAGCTAGGACGAAGTGGCTTGAGTCGAAAGGTATAATCAAGGCATACACAGTAATACTTGACCATGAAAAGCTGGGGTATGTGCTGACTGCAGTGACAGAAGTGACTGTATCGAAGGGGAAACTTCTCGAAACAGAGCAACAGATAGCACAGTGGGAGCAGGTTTGTGCAGTCTATGACATAACAGGCTCAACAGACGTCATGGTTATAGCCAAATTTAAAAGCAGGGAGGAGCTTAGCAACTTTACCAAGAAAATACTGTCTCTACCCAACGTGGAGAGAACCAATACTCATGTGGTTCTGAACAGTCCCAAGGAGGACTTTCGCCTCATCTGA
- the glnA gene encoding type I glutamate--ammonia ligase: MQFRMTASQVIDEIKAKGIQYVDMQMVDVPGKLNHVTIPAYQIAEEDMHEGFDKVDGSSLRGFTDIQDSDMIIKPDPNTFAMIPWSDPSRPMARMIGDIYLNLGRGRFSRDPRSISQKAEAYLKQKGFSFSLWGPEVEFFVFDSLTFDVLQPYKGQSYSINSKEAAWSSEGAYPIRFKEGYYPATPQDTLLDYRNEVSSLLFEHFHLPVEAHHHEVATAGQVEINIRRDTLTNTADGVSTLKYVAKNVAVRHGKVATMMPKPLAMDNGSGMHIHVSLWSEDDPAGQELLQQMNLFYDPDDEYAEISQLARYFVGGLLEHSRSLCSIVAPTVNSYRRLVPGFEAPTYVAWSRGNRSAIVRVPVYKRGNPEAKRIEFRAPDPSCNPYLAFSAVLMAGIDGIQKKIDCGSPVDENIYHLSEERRREMGVKELPGSLMEAIQELKSDREYLKPVFTDDLIDVIVERAISESKQVQMRPHPYEFYLYSDS, translated from the coding sequence ATGCAGTTCAGGATGACTGCGAGTCAGGTTATTGACGAAATAAAAGCAAAGGGGATACAGTACGTGGATATGCAGATGGTGGATGTGCCTGGAAAACTCAACCATGTAACCATACCAGCCTACCAGATAGCTGAAGAAGACATGCACGAAGGTTTTGACAAGGTTGATGGTTCAAGCCTCAGAGGATTTACTGATATACAGGACTCAGACATGATAATCAAGCCTGACCCGAATACCTTTGCGATGATACCCTGGTCTGACCCGAGCAGACCGATGGCCAGAATGATAGGAGACATATACCTCAACCTGGGAAGAGGAAGGTTTTCCCGCGACCCAAGGTCGATTTCCCAGAAGGCAGAAGCCTACCTGAAGCAGAAGGGGTTCTCGTTTTCATTGTGGGGTCCAGAGGTGGAGTTCTTCGTATTTGACAGTCTGACCTTTGACGTCCTTCAGCCCTACAAAGGCCAATCCTATTCGATAAACTCGAAGGAGGCAGCTTGGAGCAGCGAGGGAGCCTACCCGATCAGGTTCAAGGAAGGCTACTATCCAGCAACACCTCAGGATACACTACTTGACTACAGGAATGAGGTCTCTTCACTTCTCTTCGAACACTTCCACCTGCCAGTTGAAGCGCACCATCATGAAGTTGCAACCGCTGGACAGGTTGAAATCAACATAAGGCGAGACACCTTGACCAACACGGCTGACGGTGTTTCAACGCTGAAATATGTTGCCAAGAACGTTGCCGTCAGGCATGGAAAAGTGGCAACTATGATGCCAAAGCCTCTGGCTATGGATAACGGCTCAGGTATGCACATACATGTGAGCCTGTGGTCTGAAGATGACCCAGCAGGCCAGGAGCTTCTGCAGCAGATGAACCTCTTCTATGACCCTGACGATGAATACGCAGAAATCAGTCAGCTGGCCAGGTACTTTGTAGGAGGGCTGCTTGAACACAGCAGGAGTCTCTGCTCCATAGTTGCCCCCACAGTCAACTCCTACAGGAGGCTGGTACCAGGGTTCGAAGCACCGACCTATGTTGCGTGGAGCAGGGGTAACAGAAGTGCAATAGTCAGGGTGCCTGTCTACAAGAGAGGAAACCCTGAAGCAAAGAGGATTGAGTTCAGAGCCCCTGACCCTAGCTGCAATCCATATCTGGCTTTTTCAGCCGTGCTCATGGCAGGTATTGATGGTATCCAGAAGAAGATAGACTGCGGCTCTCCCGTGGATGAGAACATCTACCATCTATCAGAGGAGAGAAGGAGGGAGATGGGTGTCAAAGAGTTGCCAGGCAGCCTGATGGAAGCCATTCAAGAGTTGAAGAGTGACAGAGAATACCTGAAGCCTGTATTCACAGATGACCTGATAGATGTGATAGTGGAAAGAGCTATTTCAGAGTCAAAGCAGGTTCAGATGAGACCCCATCCGTACGAATTTTACCTCTATTCTGACAGCTGA
- a CDS encoding cobalamin-independent methionine synthase II family protein: MFTTSVVGSFPRPRFLIEAFDKFGRKEISKEEYEEAVQDAIKLTVKEEELAGLDVITDGEMRRSSFVSFVGQKLPGFKLVHITELKKDAKEIMKREKAQLTLWRAVAEGRLGDAVLAEDELRFTKSITSKDVKITLPSPYLVMWETWHKGISDRYYKEPEDLAEDYAKILRKEVLRLKEGGAAFIQLDEPMLGDLVEASQDKPDRYRKVVELIHGQKYRGFKEEVKLACSLVNQVVKGIAGVRLGVHLDRWPNKDSPFYNTGYEKLFPELLELKVKQFVLEYASPGAGDPSKVAAELPSDIEMGLGVVKVRDNTVEDPKQIAEMAEKVAKIIGGERVWLNPDCGFAPGMYRGFPRAVAFAKIRAMVKAAEMLRKKHS; the protein is encoded by the coding sequence ATGTTCACTACATCTGTTGTCGGTAGCTTTCCAAGGCCTAGGTTCCTTATAGAGGCTTTCGACAAGTTTGGAAGAAAAGAGATATCGAAGGAAGAATATGAAGAAGCGGTGCAGGATGCGATTAAGCTTACTGTCAAGGAAGAGGAGCTTGCTGGGCTCGATGTTATAACAGATGGTGAGATGAGACGTTCAAGTTTTGTATCTTTCGTAGGGCAGAAACTTCCCGGGTTCAAGCTTGTACATATCACAGAGCTGAAGAAGGACGCGAAAGAAATAATGAAAAGAGAAAAGGCTCAACTCACACTCTGGAGGGCTGTGGCTGAGGGTAGGCTTGGAGATGCTGTCCTGGCTGAAGATGAGCTAAGGTTTACCAAGAGCATAACGTCAAAGGATGTCAAGATAACGCTGCCTAGCCCGTATCTTGTTATGTGGGAGACTTGGCATAAGGGTATATCAGACAGATATTACAAGGAGCCTGAAGACCTTGCTGAAGATTATGCAAAGATACTTAGAAAGGAAGTGCTCAGACTGAAGGAAGGAGGAGCGGCTTTTATTCAACTTGATGAACCGATGCTAGGAGATTTGGTTGAAGCTTCACAGGACAAGCCTGATAGGTACAGAAAGGTTGTCGAGCTGATACATGGCCAGAAATACAGGGGATTCAAGGAAGAAGTGAAGCTTGCATGCAGTCTGGTAAACCAGGTTGTGAAGGGGATAGCTGGGGTCAGGCTGGGGGTTCACCTTGACCGATGGCCGAACAAAGATTCACCTTTCTACAACACGGGTTACGAAAAGCTGTTTCCTGAGTTGCTGGAGCTCAAGGTGAAGCAGTTCGTTCTCGAATACGCTTCCCCTGGTGCAGGAGACCCGAGCAAGGTTGCTGCTGAACTTCCGTCTGATATAGAAATGGGTCTTGGAGTCGTGAAGGTCAGGGATAATACCGTAGAGGACCCAAAGCAGATAGCTGAAATGGCCGAAAAGGTTGCAAAGATAATAGGAGGGGAGAGGGTCTGGCTTAACCCAGATTGTGGGTTTGCCCCTGGCATGTACAGAGGTTTTCCAAGAGCAGTTGCATTCGCGAAGATTAGAGCTATGGTGAAGGCTGCGGAGATGCTCAGGAAGAAGCATTCTTGA
- a CDS encoding CBS domain-containing protein: protein MVLVRDLMRKKVFTLSKDKSVKDAAKLMQKNDVSSVLVESGDVIVGIVTERDIVRKIVAEGFDPSKVLLQDIMTSPLIVVSPDATIEDASRLMVTFGVRRLPVMQDRVLVGIISASDIAAHLAREKKYEDNILNAVARVSKEELPPSYG from the coding sequence TTGGTTCTCGTTAGAGACCTGATGAGGAAAAAGGTATTCACGCTCAGTAAGGATAAGAGCGTAAAGGATGCAGCGAAATTGATGCAGAAGAACGACGTTTCTTCTGTGCTTGTAGAATCTGGGGATGTAATAGTTGGCATAGTTACTGAAAGAGATATAGTCAGAAAGATAGTAGCTGAAGGGTTCGACCCTTCAAAGGTGTTGCTTCAAGACATAATGACTTCGCCTTTGATAGTTGTATCGCCTGATGCAACCATAGAAGATGCATCAAGGCTGATGGTCACCTTCGGGGTCAGGAGGTTGCCTGTTATGCAGGATAGAGTCCTTGTGGGGATAATCAGCGCGAGCGATATCGCTGCTCATCTTGCCAGAGAAAAGAAGTATGAAGATAACATACTCAACGCTGTCGCTAGGGTCAGTAAGGAAGAACTTCCTCCATCTTACGGCTGA
- a CDS encoding aldehyde dehydrogenase family protein has translation MTFKSEATYITLKERGKEEEFHTRYEEALSEFEKTLGQHLPLYIGGKEVKALKEYAKKSPIDSRLVVRYIQLAESQDVESAVKAAKDSFEDWSSMSYRKRADIMQKAADIMSKRKYELAAAMTLDNGKNRYEAVGDVDEAIDYLRYYSEEIVRNNGYEREIKGVLPGERVRSVMKPYGVWGVISPFNFPLAITCGMTTGALVTGNTVVLKPATDSPLLAFYLYDILSEAGLPDGVLNVITGSGASAGQPIIEHKDVMGIAFTGSYAVGAKGYLDFSAKGPKPFIAEMGGKNAAIVTDKANLDKAAEGVARGAFGFSGQKCSATSRLIVFRSVKEKMLEKLLKFTSGLRLGDPRKKETFLGPVINEAAFMKYSRAVEDAKKDGRILTGGAREEKGDEVMPYGYYVRPTIVDSLPPSHRLNYEELFVPFLTVITVDNLQQALEVANSVEYGLTGAIFSEDEKEVSYFFDHIQAGVVYANRVVGATTGAMVGVQPFVGWKHSGSTGKGAGGQFYLPQFLREQAQSTYQ, from the coding sequence TTGACTTTTAAGAGTGAAGCGACCTACATCACTCTAAAGGAGAGAGGAAAGGAGGAGGAATTTCACACCAGGTATGAAGAAGCTCTGTCAGAGTTTGAAAAGACGTTGGGCCAGCACTTGCCTCTTTACATAGGAGGTAAGGAGGTGAAGGCATTAAAGGAATACGCAAAGAAATCGCCGATCGACAGCAGGCTGGTTGTCAGGTACATTCAGCTAGCAGAGAGCCAGGACGTGGAAAGTGCAGTCAAAGCAGCCAAGGATTCGTTCGAAGACTGGTCATCTATGAGCTACAGAAAGAGGGCTGACATAATGCAGAAAGCTGCTGACATAATGTCGAAGAGGAAGTATGAGCTTGCAGCTGCGATGACTCTGGACAATGGCAAGAACAGGTATGAAGCTGTAGGAGATGTAGATGAAGCCATAGACTATCTGAGGTATTACTCTGAAGAGATTGTCAGGAATAACGGCTACGAAAGGGAGATCAAGGGAGTGCTCCCAGGAGAAAGGGTAAGGTCTGTCATGAAGCCTTACGGTGTATGGGGGGTAATATCTCCATTCAATTTTCCACTGGCAATAACGTGCGGAATGACAACTGGTGCTCTTGTTACTGGCAATACAGTCGTGCTGAAGCCTGCAACAGATTCACCCCTGCTTGCTTTCTACCTGTACGATATACTCAGTGAAGCCGGACTTCCCGATGGAGTGCTGAATGTCATAACGGGCTCAGGGGCATCAGCTGGTCAACCGATAATAGAGCATAAGGACGTTATGGGAATAGCTTTCACAGGTTCCTATGCGGTAGGTGCAAAAGGCTACCTGGATTTCAGCGCCAAGGGCCCAAAGCCGTTTATAGCGGAGATGGGAGGAAAGAACGCTGCGATAGTGACTGATAAGGCAAATCTCGATAAGGCAGCTGAAGGAGTCGCTAGGGGCGCATTCGGGTTTTCAGGACAGAAGTGCAGTGCAACATCCAGGCTGATAGTTTTCAGGTCTGTAAAGGAAAAGATGCTAGAGAAGCTGCTGAAGTTCACTTCTGGCCTCAGGCTGGGTGACCCGAGGAAGAAGGAGACATTCCTTGGCCCTGTAATCAACGAGGCAGCATTCATGAAATATTCGAGGGCAGTTGAGGATGCGAAGAAGGATGGCAGGATACTGACAGGTGGAGCAAGGGAGGAGAAGGGAGACGAAGTGATGCCATACGGTTACTACGTCAGGCCAACAATAGTCGATTCTCTACCACCAAGTCACAGGCTGAACTACGAAGAGCTTTTCGTTCCATTCCTCACCGTGATTACAGTCGACAATCTGCAGCAGGCGCTGGAGGTTGCAAACTCAGTAGAGTATGGCCTGACGGGTGCAATATTCAGTGAAGATGAAAAGGAGGTCAGTTACTTCTTTGACCACATACAGGCTGGTGTTGTCTACGCAAACAGGGTTGTAGGAGCAACAACAGGTGCCATGGTTGGGGTGCAACCCTTCGTTGGATGGAAGCACAGTGGTTCGACGGGAAAGGGCGCTGGTGGGCAGTTCTATCTCCCCCAGTTCCTGAGAGAACAGGCACAGTCAACATACCAGTAA